The Mixophyes fleayi isolate aMixFle1 chromosome 1, aMixFle1.hap1, whole genome shotgun sequence genome includes a region encoding these proteins:
- the C1H19orf25 gene encoding UPF0449 protein C19orf25 homolog has product MTSRAKKRIVLPSRPEPPSVEQILEDIHSVVASDPVFVCDLSEEPLIPTHDPSSEWDKKYLQSCSYVELNNKLKEARVELKERCEALRSSGMKLGSVIEELKEAAM; this is encoded by the exons ATGACCTCTAGAGCAAAGAAGCGCATTGTCCTTCCGTCTCGACCCGAGCCCCCCAGTGTAGAGCAGATTCTGGAAGATATTCATTCTGTTGTAGCATCTGATCCTGTGTTTGTCTGTGACCTCAGTGAAG AGCCCTTGATACCTACGCATGACCCTTCCAGTGAGTGGGATAAGAAGTACTTACAGAGTTGTTCCTATGTGGAATTAAACAACAAGTTAAAGGAAGCCCGGGTTGAGCTGAAGGAGAGATGTGAGGCTTTAAGATCTTCTGGGATGAAGCTTGGAAGTGTTATAGAAGAGTTAAAAGAGGCAGCTATGTAA